The Maylandia zebra isolate NMK-2024a linkage group LG4, Mzebra_GT3a, whole genome shotgun sequence genome includes a window with the following:
- the LOC101476055 gene encoding protein Tob1 yields the protein MQLEIQVALNFIISYLYNKLPRRRVNIFGEELERQLKQKYEGHWYPDKPYKGSGFRCIHVGEKVDPVVEKAAKESGLDIEDVRNNLPQDLSVWIDPYEVSYQIGEKGPVKVLYVDDSNESGSSNVGLDLDKEIKNSFNPDAQVFMPINEPVNGASPGSSSPSPPFGHSAAVSPTFMPRSTQPLTFTTATFAATKFGSTKMKSSGRNNGGSGAGNKVARTSPTNLGLNVNSLLKQKAISTSMHSLYGLGLGAPQQQHQKPSALSPNAKEFVFPSLQGQGSQSALFPSDSSLSLSPLQYSNAFDMFAAYGGLNDKSLMDGLNFSLSNMQYSNQQFQPVMAN from the coding sequence ATGCAGCTTGAAATCCAAGTAGCCCTCAACTTCATCATCTCATACCTGTATAACAAGCTGCCCAGGCGGCGAGTCAACATTTTTGGCGAGGAGCTGGAGCGGCAGCTGAAGCAGAAATATGAAGGACACTGGTACCCGGACAAGCCATACAAAGGTTCAGGATTCAGATGCATCCACGTTGGGGAGAAGGTTGACCCCGTGGTGGAGAAGGCAGCCAAAGAGAGTGGGCTGGACATTGAAGATGTCCGCAACAACCTTCCCCAGGACCTCAGTGTGTGGATTGACCCCTATGAGGTGTCCTACCAGATTGGGGAGAAGGGGCCCGTCAAAGTGTTGTACGTCGACGACAGCAACGAAAGTGGAAGTAGCAATGTGGGACTTGATTTGGACAAAGAGATCAAGAACAGTTTCAATCCAGACGCGCAGGTCTTCATGCCCATCAATGAGCCTGTGAATGGTGCCTCCCCGGGTTCCAGCTCGCCCTCCCCACCCTTTGGCCACTCGGCAGCAGTAAGCCCCACCTTTATGCCCCGCTCCACGCAGCCTTTAACCTTCACAACAGCCACCTTTGCTGCCACCAAGTTTGGCTCCACTAAGATGAAGAGCAGTGGACGCAACAATGGCGGCAGTGGTGCTGGGAACAAGGTGGCACGTACCTCTCCCACCAACCTGGGCCTGAATGTGAACAGTCTTCTGAAACAGAAAGCCATCTCCACCTCCATGCACTCTCTGTACGGGTTAGGCCTCGGCGcgccgcagcagcagcaccagaagCCCTCGGCACTCTCCCCCAATGCCAAGGAATTTGTGTTCCCCAGCCTGCAGGGCCAGGGCAGCCAGAGTGCTCTTTTCCCCAGCGACAGCTCGCTCAGCCTCAGCCCGCTGCAGTACAGCAATGCCTTTGATATGTTTGCGGCCTACGGTGGCCTTAATGACAAGTCGCTTATGGATGGCTTGAATTTCAGCTTGAGCAACATGCAGTATTCTAACCAGCAATTCCAGCCAGTTATGGCCAACTAG